In Pseudorasbora parva isolate DD20220531a chromosome 9, ASM2467924v1, whole genome shotgun sequence, the sequence TGGGGAGCAAACGGCCCCTTACAAAAGATATAGCACATCACCCAGGTTCAATGGCACCTTAATCATGTGTTACCttttattatttctttaaaatatatttaagagTGAAACAAATACTATGAGCTGATATTGTGTGGAGGGGATGGTACTGTGAGGGAATATGGTTCTATTCATTGTTGGAATGCCTTCCTTACTTTAAAATGACAGAGAAATAAGGTCTGCAGGTAAAAGAGCTACATTCGTGCTGATGATACACTGCATAGATTCATTCTACTGAGATTTTTATACTCAATAACTGTGGCATgagtgaaacattttaaatgtttgtccattttctgatttttttattttttacaaaattgcTTATGATGTTTGCAGTGTCACTTTGCACTTTCAGTTCgtacagtctctctctctctctctctctctctctctgtgtgtgtgtgtatatcactATTGTCACCAGTTGTATAcataaataaagattttaatgTGGGTACTGAGAGAAAAATGTAAAGTTTTCCACCGAGTGGGGTCCAGCAAATCATGGAAAACTTGGACATTTTTGTGCCCAGGAAAACAAAAACAGCTAATAAagtcacaaaataaaacataaaacaaaaatgtaatttctatttaatatatactgttcaaaagtttagggttggtttttttaaagaagtttcttatgctcaccaaggttgcatttatttgattaaaaatacatgcCTAGAATATAATttgtctaatttatttatttacagattTTATCTATTGtaaaatctgaattttcagcatcattactccagtcttcagtcacatgatccttcagaaatccttctaatatgatttgatgctcaagaaacatttcttatcaagattaaaataatgattaaaataATGCACCCTTACTGAATGATAGTATTactaaaaaaagtacatttgaataatattaGAGTGGACTTTTTTATTGACCTGATCATTGTGAGTGCAATCTCTATTAactgattattttattattattaaattattctcCATTTGCTCATGATTGCTAAAAAATACAATGACAATGAATGTATCAAAAGTTAGAATCTTATTGAATCTATAATTGAATCTTATTGAACTTAATGTATCCCCCTAAATTGATATTAAACATATGAAATATGTTTAGTGTTAAGTTGTCCTGCAGAGAAAATGTATGTGATGTGAcatattttgattattattcAATTTGTAAACTTAATCTTATGGAAAAGGagatgcaaaaaaacaacaacaacaacaacaacagcatttTCTTTAGAGACACACTTTGCCATTAACTACCTCTAAACAATTTAAATTTGTAAAGAGATTTTTATTATGGTTGCTCTACATTACCTTTATTTATTGTAACAATATTTGCAAAGCTTATTTTGTTGGTAAAACAGGTCTGATAACATCTATTACTTTAGATAATGCTCTTAGTCACAAATATATTGCCATCACCTTCAGGCTGCTGTATATAAACCATCAATATTTTAGGTTAGATGAGTGCATTACTTCAGTGCTTTTCAGAAACACATCTTCCTCCCACGTGACAGCTAGTTAATCAGTCCTGCGGTAAGTGATGTGCAAATGCTGCGCCAGAGGCTGTCCTTCCAGTGCCATAGAGACGGTCTGTTCCAGCCTTCCATCCGGCTTCAGCTGGATGTGCCTGGAGATCTGATCAAAAATCAGAATTCTTTCAATAAATAAACTAGTTCAGCACGATACATGCCACATTTCCCACTTGCAAATATTACTACATTAGAGTGTACTGTTTCATTGATTTGACATGGCACAAGTTAATCAGTTTGTTTAGTGAGACCTGTTGAACATGAGGCTGCTTGGCAAAAGATGTTCTAGCTAGGGCAGTACTGTGTAAAATCAACTGCTGCCCAGTGAGTTCCCCCTCCTCAATCTCCACAAGACCTGAAAAGGTATAAAcagatcaaaataaaataaatatgaaataaataaaaaaacgcgATAATACGGATGAACCTATCTgacaaacatttttataaatcaaacaccTGAGTTTTGGGCAATGATGAAGGCCACCCTGTTGGTGCCTGGCTGAAGCCTGATGAATCCACACTCTCTGTGAAGAGGCTTTTTGCTCTCAGCATGGAATGCATTAAACCTGAAGAAAAAGTTCACAACTGTCTGCATTGCATTCTGAATTGCAGTGTCTCTGGGCACCTGTGTCTCTTGCTACTTACATAAAATTGACCACGGGCTGTCCTACATGTGAGAAATGAAGAGTCTCTGTGTAACGAAAAGGTGCGATGGATGGGAAGGAGCCCTCTCCTGGCTCATCGGACTGCCAGGTTCCCAGGAGCCAGTCCAGCGGCAGCACTGCGGGGTTCGGCTCCGCTGCGGAAACACAGGCGACGGGTTAAATGAGATCGAAGAGCGCTTATCTGTGATATAAAATATGTTCACGACACGGGCAAAAATTCTGATGCACCtgcagtttatttaatgtttGATTCATTTTAATGATAACACATTTGACGATTGATCTAACGTTACAGAAGAAATCTCGGAATTAAGAAGTcattagaaaaaagaaaaatcaggTGTCTATGAATTTGAATGGAATCATTAGGTTGTCCTACCAGAGTGATTGAATGGGCATGACATTccgcttgaatatgttcaaataACTTTAAAATTTAACTGTATAATTGACACTAAATGtattgctcgctgcggctgctaaACTACTATCTGATCTGTTTTCCATCACAGTGCGTAATCTACTTCCTGATTAGACGCTAAGAACTCTGGGAGATGTAGTTATTATGCGTTCTGACGATGTTCACTTGACGCGGAATCAAGCTGAAGAACAAATACTGCAGAACAACTTTGCTCCACTACGCATTTAGCACAATTTAGATATGATGAATGTTTTAATTTAGCAATTTTTTATGTCATTACATTGTGAAACCAATgggaaaaaatgttttgtgaaaaatTAGTCTACATTTCATTCATACACCAGGActaaaatattgaaaaataacttattttttttcattcaccaATCAATTTTTTGGGTGTCaggattatatatttttaaaaatacaacagAATTATTTAATATACGTGGGTGAAATTAGCCTACCATACATTTTTTCCCCATTCAATGCATGTCTCTGTACATACAtctctaatttgcatattacagtttttctcagtcgctttggtacatttctcagatcagaattgaaattctcaaacctacctgttcaattctcacatcattgtgtcacttgtgcacatcaaaaaagcagtttctcatttctttgaacaagttgcaaatgctttggtacatccatacaaatgattatgtacaattctctgctgtttcctacattatcagttgcttatgtcatgttgatcaaCATGTATTACattgggtctctgttgaatagtcttgccccccacaacatttaggcacaagctcagcataagtctttacatgcaaaatggttgaacaagttatcataatatgtcaagcatatttctatactttctatatttccattagacttttttATAAATCTGTCCTGAATTGGTAAATCATCAactagcatatatatatatatatttctacagcaccgcatgtacagtttttcctatgttcacatttcttctttagtttttgtgtgtgtgtgtgtgtgtgtgctattcagtgctgtctctttttttttgtaccTCAATAacatgttctgtcaataaaatacagtacaaacagtaagagtgtaaatttgaatcttttccattctcttgcaattacactcacacatacactaagatgtaacttacaattgacaagaattgtcatcaaaactttagccgtaatttccatcagaacatccctccagagtaaactgttatattgacaacatgactaaacaattagactgtcttatccgtacacaatgacacaaggacttgtcattctgatggcactgacatgttcattgacacagatatttacttttgagagatgaactaaggattttgagcaagagagtggcttttgcaggttatccatggtgttttgctatttgtacaaattggttttagaaatgcacttactgttttgcaaattatgagtttgattcgagaaatgtaccaaagcgactgagaaaaactgtaatgttcTTGGACCAACATGtaatgcaaaaatatatataataattggAGTAAGAGttgttaacattttcataataatatctaatattttataagaatatgtaggcctatatataatttatttccatATTAATTTTCCCTACTGATAAGCCTGATAAGCGTGCTGTTGTCCTCTACAGTGGATGTATTAAATCATTGCTCTGTTTggtcatattttgattagaaaccccataacatttccctgagatgttgattaataacacacaatttaaaaaatgagtcagatttaaatgataaatacaaaatgttacaaaatatcatatttccataagagtgctACATTTGACTATTCAGTGATTTTTTTCAAAGACCAAATAGAAGTTGTTGTTCTGTGAAACCTCAAAACAAATGGTGTCTCTGAAAAGCACTGAATGTAAGAGAAATTCACTAAAAATAATATCTTATGAGGACAGTGGCACCCAGATGGttaatttacttttatattatataaaggtAATAACGTTTGATACAGGCTCGTCTGCAAATAGCTAAAATGGAACAAATAATGACTTAATGAATGAAAAGTCTAATAGAACCCACATAAATAGAGCTGTCAAGGttaatagatagatagatagatagatagatagatagatagatagatagatagatagatagatagatagatagatagatagatagatagatagatagatagatagatagatagatagatagatagatagatagatagatagatagataaaagaCAACAAAGCTGTTTATGTTTATAGTTTTAAGCAACAGTATTTTTAATACACAAGGGACACTATTAATCTGTGAGAATCCAATATAAAACATGCACGATTTAAAATCATTAAATTGATTTGAATTTGTTCTTATATTTTAATGCAATATCTTAATTTTATCTTAATTCTAAAATCTATATCTACATTCTAACTTAAAATAAAGCATTATGGTCGGCGGAATCTTTTCAACATATTATATTGCCCTCTAGTGTGTTAAACTATCAGTCGGGTTATCACAGTAATGAGAGTGAGTTCAAAAGACTCGAGTCATCATGGCTACTGGTCTTGGTGATTTTCTCCGGCGTTTAAGAAAAGGCCACGAGAAAGATGAAGGAACTACACATAGAGAGGATCAAGGTTCAAGAAGGTAGACAGTTGAGTTATTTCCAAAGCTGTTTTGAGCTACTTATTCGCTAATGGCATAGACTGAATGCTCATTTTCCAATTGGCATAGGCGGAGAGATCAAGACATCTCCTCGACGTCTTTGGAACCTGGGCCTTGTAAAACGTTGTCTGTGTCTGAACAGTGCGGTAGGGGCAGCCGTAGGAATTATTTCGAGAGGTAAGTTATCAATATTTTATACATACCTTGGTTTCACACACAATGTTTAaacctagtcccagactaaaatgcatgttttagctTTTTTAAAGGGGAACATgccccctttttacaagatgtagtctcaggtgtccccagaatgtgtctgtgaagtttcacAAAATACCCTACAGATAATTTATTACACCACGTTGTAAATGCTCACATGCTGTTTTCATTCATGTGTCTTTCCATAAGAGGCCGGAACCTTTACAGAGCTCATGGATACTCCaccaaaaactaacaaaacatcTGTTTGGTTTTGATTTATCATCTCTATCACGGTCACTCTCACGTGACATTGCAGTTCTTCATCACCATAGTTTATTATCTGCATGCGTTTAAAAGCCATATCAGCCTAAACTTGTGATATGTGGTTTTCTGCGTGCACGTCTAAAGCATGCGCGCAGAAAGCTGGATGTCGGACGGTGTGTCCCGTGAGTATTAAACGTTCACCTCTTATTGCGCTTAAAccatcaaatacacacaaggttatgtaaaaaaacacacaaagttcacataaacacagtcagaTATGTCTGTGAACGTAAACAGCATGTAAAGAAACTGCATGTTGCATTTCTTTCACTGCTAGAGtttgcttattcaaaacaaaggaaGGGGGTCTATACTAATAGGGCAAAGTCCGTCAGCTGTCATGAGTGGGTTCTAAGTTTGTTACATTTGTGACGTCACAAAAGCTACAATCTGAGTGGGGAGTGGGAACTTTTACCATTATAGGGTGGCACACGACATGCATGTTTGTTCAACACCATTTAAAAGtgattttgcataataggtctCCTTTACCTGAAAGTAACTTGTACTGACATATATTTTAATGTCACTGACATTTTGTCTCAAAAtacacaccagtaatgtttttatttctattgCACATTTATTAAAACTACGCAAATGCcctaatttaaaggtgcactatgcaactttccgtccacgagagggcgcctattcaaaacaaaggcgtagtttgatgacgccaagtttgagcgcagtatcttgggacatgtggtcttcacctcacagccggtgaaaaataggacacgggcagaaatcatgttgatagatgcgg encodes:
- the thap4 gene encoding THAP domain-containing protein 4, producing the protein MSCPFNHSAEPNPAVLPLDWLLGTWQSDEPGEGSFPSIAPFRYTETLHFSHVGQPVVNFMFNAFHAESKKPLHRECGFIRLQPGTNRVAFIIAQNSGLVEIEEGELTGQQLILHSTALARTSFAKQPHVQQISRHIQLKPDGRLEQTVSMALEGQPLAQHLHITYRRTD